ATATCAATGTATGATGCAAAACCTATAGGGATGGGTTGCCAAACTCGTCGTGCCATATTAGCATATTTCTTCCTGGTATCCCCTGGCCTATCTCTATACCAATCATTAACCATAATCTTGAATCCTTCATAAATGCTTTCATTCTCTTTTAGTTACCATCTATATTTAgtctttaaaaaataaaaagtagaCTTAACATTTAAACTAATGAAAAATGAGAATTACATACAATAATAAGTATTTAATATATTACCCAAAAATATGGTGTCACTAAAGTCAGGTCAAGGCTGATCCAAATTCTCCAAAAAAATAATACACGCAAGATAGGCTCAAGGATTTTTAAACCAGTAATATTAGAAAACTATATAAGCACAGTTATCACATATAAAATGAAAGTTTTAAAATATGAAAACACTAACCTATCCCTTTCCTTATGGAGGTGGGGATTATAAATCACGTTAATATAAGACATTAGAGCATCCGGTATACATTGCACGAATCGGTCTGTGGTCTACTTGGCCACGAACCACGGCCGTGCACACCACCCCGGTGGTTCGTGGTGGCTCGTGGTCGTGGCCATCCGTGGCCCGGACAACGAACCCAAACGCCCAATGAATTCGTTTCTTTCTTGTAGCCGTTGATTTGTATCCGTTTTAGTAGCCGTTGTTAAACGgctaaattgtaaaaaaaaaataaataaataaataaataatttatttacctATAAATACCATATTTTAACTCCTTATTTTTTACaccattcttttctttctctataCACAAACTACACACTACATCTTCACAACCAAAAATTATGGATCCCAACCAAAATACCCCTCCAAACTACCGAAATCGCAAACCCGATAACGCTTTTGCGTTAGACACAACACCTCGACAATTCCCGACGATGGAGTCACCTCAAGGCGGTTTTATCAATCTACTTCAAAGTGGATCCCCTATCCAACAAACACCACTTTTCCAACAACAATATCAATCTTTTCCGGCtttccaacaacaacaaatgcaacaacaataccaacaatttcaacaattccaacaactacaacaactacaacaacaatcgtcacaacaacaaccaccaagcTCACAACCACCACTTTCGCTGGATTTTGTTCCGGAAACGcaaccttcaccaccacctcaaccaaaaaagaaaaaaggaaaaaaaccgGCCCGACCCACTACCAACCAAGAAAGGGTCCCAtggacaaaagaagaagaagaaaagttagCGGAGGCATGGGTGGCGGCTTCCGAAGATCCAATTGTAGGAGATAGCCAGACGTACGGAAGTTTTTGGGAAAAAGTCCGAGCCATTTTTTACGAGTTAATGGAAAGTGAAGCTCGAAATGCCGATCAAATTACGTCGAAATGGCGAGATATTCGATTAAAATGCACCGATTTTGGAGGAATCTACAACAATCTCCTAAACATACGCAAAAGCGGCTCgaacgattttgatgttttcaaggcggCCATGGACCAATATGAAAAAACAACGCCTACACGCAAAGCTTTTCCGTATATGAAGCCGTGGCTAAAATTGAAAGACTCCCCAAAATGGAAAGAGCAAACGGAAGGAAGTTCTCAATCTTCCGGTTCAAAGCGTTCGAGAAACCCCGATGGAGCTTCTCAACAATCGGACGGCCGAACACACATCGACATCAACGACGATCCGATAGATCTTGAAACCGACCAACCTCTTCCTCGGCCCGttggaagaaataaagcaaaaaaagCGGCGTCAACATCTTCGAATTCTAGTGTTATGGATATGTTCGGCGATAAATTTGATCGATATGTGCAGCTTCAGGAAACAAAGGCCGAGGTGATGACTCGGATGGAACAAAAAATGATCGAAGCACAAACATCATTTCAAGAGGCACAAGAGACACTTCAAACAAAAACCGACATGGAAATCTTGAAAATAAAAGCGGACGACCTTGAGGGCGAAGACTTGGAACTTTTTCTAGCAATGAAAGAGTCGGTTCGAGCCCGACGTAGGCGTAGGGGGTAGTTTATTTTATgtatggttggaatttttagttttttaatggtttttttttttaattaactaatgtaatttttattttgattgttatttttattttagtttttaatttcaattaatttagtttttatttaatgtaatttggtaatttaatttaatggaaaaatagtattaaaaaatgtttttaatgtatttttgaattaaatttaaataaaaaaatgaggtggagtggtgttttaatgtatttttgaattaaatttaaataaaaaaatgaggtgGAGTGGTGTGTTTAGTGGTAAGTACCCCATGTATGTGGTAGTGGAATGTGGTGATGATGTGGCACCCACcacatatgtggtatgtggtgggtataacggatgGCTTTGGACCTATTTAAGGGAAGAGAGGGCTATGTTTGCACACCCTCAACCTCTATCAACTCCCTTCACCCgcaagaaaaaccctaatccttcatTGTTGATTGTAATCTCTTTTGGGTGATTTTTACCCAAGACAAagaagatgtgacaacccgatatttcaactctatgtaacgacctgaaaagtcaagtattgtagccacttttgatataatgaaattaacttcgaaaataaaatgtccaaaagtcTCTAAttgattacctactatgttagatgtcattaaactgtgatcgtacataaaaagaacgtccaaatctgacttcgtataaggaagttgtgatttttccaagttcggcctAGCgttagatagctaaaaactcgaaacagagatcgagtgaattttggccagaatgacctaaatgagaatcgagggtctcgacaatggtttttcaacagtaaaaagtctggcaaaaacagacgtcggataatgAAGTTTTGAATTTCtaaacgaaattttcttaccgcgacctttgaaaaataaataataaaaataatttcaaaatttgccaatggagtctaaacgaaagtcgtagagcgtagtctcacctacgcgtggatacaaagaacgtcgaaaacggagttcgtatgaagaagatatgaatatttgaagtttattaaataataaaaatataaattttaaatcaaattTCAGTATTATCCGAAGGATGAGTCACCAAGCCAatccaagttacgcccagcgtacactcgtacacccaacgtacttgaGGACTaggcctcagatcgtccacgtGACCCCTATGCGAGGATATGcaccgtcccatccgaagttccGAAGCGGTCAAGgatgcggtcacgcatgacgcacgcgtacgcccagcgtaaccgcgtacacccagcgtaccgaggcggttcccagcccctataaaagggatgcgagggttccgaagaaaaggcCCAATTCCACTCATCTCTCTtgcgtttttgcctcgttttccgtgcacgtgatatcccgaagccccggtttcgttgctcaagtcccgaaggtcgtttgtgctcccgagaatcCAGAGAAAATCtgctttctcgagtcgaagttctgctcggtttttaTCTCgctttcttcgatctttcaagtgagttcatacccctataatccacacttttaaatgttttataaatgcttttatatgcttttaggggggggggggggggaatacatgtaaaacacacgattattatctcTTCCTGACATGGTGACTGGTATGTATCTCTTCCTTATCTCTTTGTTTATGTTGATATCCCTTcctatatttatgtgttttatgttagGATCGTTCCTCGTGAACGATATTTTTTCTTTAGTattgttcgattcgggggctacccgatcatttgtattgctttcttagcaagaggtttgttgAAGCTCCGGGGTGCTGGATTGTCCTTTATACATTAAGATTGCAGACGATCGATCTGTCCAAGTAGCTAGGGTTCATCGGGACTGTATTCTTCAGATGTTCAACGAGCAGTatctgattgatttggttcccattccattgcgcgggaacaaggttattgtgggtatagATTGTTTGATCCCCAATGGGGTAGTGATCAATTATTAGCATCATCTGGTGCGTATTCAGACCCCGAGTGGGAGAGAGTTAGTGTTCCATGGGGAGATAGCTCAGCACGGGCCGATcttgtgttcagcagcgagggtcAGACGCTATATTCAGCAGGGTTGCTCTGGATTTGCCGCCAATGTTGAGGATACCAGTGATCAGAGTAAGGCCACAGTGGATAATGTGCCGATTGTGCAGGTTTATCTAGATGTGTTTCCATAGGATTTGCCCGGGTGCCTCCGAAGAGGCAAGTTGAATtcaggattgatctggttccaggtgcggctccgatagccaaggcactgtaTCGGTTGGATCCTCTCGACATGCAAGAGTTGTCTGCACAACTacaggagctattagacaagggatttatttgactgagcagttcgccatggggagcaccgatcttgtttgtgaagaagaaggatgggtcttattgtatgtgcattgactaccaggagctaaataaggtaacggtgaaaaactgttatccactcctgaggattgatgatcttttctaCCAGCTTCAGGGTGCCTCTTGGTTATCCAAGATTGATTTTCATTTGGGTTATCACCAAATAAGGGTTAGAGGCGAGGATGTACAAAAGACTGCTTTCCAAACTAGTtttggtcattacgagttcgtggtgatgccttttggtctCCCCAATGCtctagccgcgttcatggatctcatgaaccacgtgtgcaggccgatgctggaatggttgtgattgtatttatcgatgatatcttggtctattccaagacccaagagtagcacgaggagcacttgagggaggtgtTGCATACTTTGAGGAGgaagagacttttcgcaaagttctccaagtgtgagttgtggttgtgcgaggtgcagtgtgacaagtggcaagtggcaaaaaaaccttcactTAATAACCCATttaataaaattgaaaaattcataaaatgacatgtggaaaaatattaattcaaaataaccacaaaatgatatttggcaaattgaatgacagtgcgacaagtggcaaaaaaaccttcatttattagagaggatttaTATTAGTTTGCATTCATATTGGTTTGTATATTGAATTCATATTTGTATATTTCTTATTACTATTCCTAGCATTGCAAATCTCTAGAAGCTCTAAAACAAAAATGCAAACAGTAAGATACAGAAAAATTCCAAATTGCCCTTGCTTCATAATTTTTAACCAGAACAGCCTATTTTATAAACCCTTTATTCCTTCTCTATTTTTGCTTTTTTctgaataaaacaaaaaaatcctATACTAAAACActcaattagaaaaaaaaaaaaaaaaaaaaaaaaaaaacagattaaAAGTGTAAACACATGAATTTCTTAATGGAAATGACCTTCATGAAAGTTTAGGTATTATTTTCTTATATCTACCTTTTTGTGTTCACAAATCCTTCATGAAATTTTGGACTTTAATAATTAGAGTTGTATTATATTTGCAACTTTCTTACCTTCAACACCCATCAATTCTGAGTTAACTCTCACTTTTAGTCTTGTTTTTCTAACACATACAAATGGGCTTTCCAATTTGTTAGTAATGGTCATAACTCTTATGTTCATGATATATCTTTATAAAAAGATTACTTTGTTTTATTTCTTACGAATTATGATGATGAAAATTAAAACTTAAGCAAAAAATTGGTTGTTAATTTGGGCAGAAGGAGGCTAATGATTTGGTGTCTACCAAAAAGATCGGCTAAAAAGAGGCGTAATCACTCATGTGCAACATTTTTCAACTTTGAATGAGCTACAAGGTACTTCCTTGAAGTCGATGTTTCTAAATTGGATTCTTTGTTCATTATTACTACCAACAGTAATCTTTAGTAATGATTTACATTTCTTATGTTGTAAATTTGGTGTAAAGCTATACAAAGGCCTTGGAGATTATTAAAAAGCATCACAAGGATCTAGCTCAAGATATTCAGCTTTCTCAAAAGGCCAATTCCTTTAATCTTCATTTGGCTGCCATGTGGATTGGGAATGATTTGTGAAACTTCATTTCATAAGAACATTATGAGAATATGTATTCTGTTGTAACCGGAGAGTAGCACTTTCTGCTTCTTCCACCCACTGATATTCATACAATGTATAATTGTGACTACCCTGCTACTCAATACACATACTTTGAAGTACAATTTCACTCTTTTCTATATTTGCATTTATCTCTTTGGGCTCTTGGATGCCTATTAGAAGTGTATGGGTACTTTACATAGCCACATAGTCCGTGGTACGGTTCGGTACGGGAACAGGGAACGGGAACAGGATTCATGAGGTTGGGCGTATCGGGTACGAGGGGGTAGGTTCATTTCGGTTCGTGTCCGGTACGACGTACCATTGGTCCCGATACGATGTACCTGTTTTTAGAACACATATTTAGCAATAATTTACTTATAAACATAATTTTCAGCAACATATTTCATTTAGAAGTACAATTGCAACAATATATTTCATTTATAAACAGAATTCCagcaatatatttttataaactcTATTCCAACAACATTTTTCAAGATTCCATAATTCAAAATACCAAAATACGCATATTGTAAAGATTACATGCTGGAAATTAAAACAGATTACATGCTGGAAATCAAAAGTTCAAAACAACAACAGTTTTGGAATAACTCAAAAACACAAACAGGAAGGGTAAACCAACAAAAACTAAAATGTAACATGTCAATCAACCCGCTGCTTTTTTCCTTGTCCATTTTCCAAATCTTCTTCATCTAAGCACTCCCAAACCATGTCATCTAATCGTTAACTCAAGTCTTCAATGTAAGTGCTTTCGGGATTAATGTCCTACTTTTTGTGTGGGCCGAATTTGTATGATTCGTGGAAACGAGATAGGAGTCGAATGTTTGAGTGAATGTAAACCAATTTATCAGCTCTTTTTTCATTCAACCGGTTTCTTTTCACATTATGAATATAAGAATATGTACTCCAATTCCTTTCCATGGATGAGCTACTAATAGGTTGTGAAAGTACCTTCTTTGCTAACAACGCCAAATTCGGGGTTTCGGCTCCATAGGTTGACCACCAATCTATTGGATCCATTGTTAAAGCATCCGTTTGTGTTTCTGCGATAGAGTAGATACCTTTCTTCATATGAAATGTTATGAATTGCTCTCGTAACAAGCGTCCCTCCTCTTCATTTTCAGAAAATCTATTGAAGGATTCCATGACACCTTGAATAACCTCTTTGTCAAGATTTGGTGGTTTCTTGTGCATACCACCGGGTGCCATTTTTTGAAGATATCGTCTATCATAAAAGCGTGGGTTTAATGCAAACCCCAAACAATGTAGTGGGATACTCATCTTCTCCCACCTAGTTAAAATTATCTTCTCCACTTGTTCATAATAGCTTGCATAAGTACTTTCTTGCATTATGTCTTTGATTTTCCCCATCATATTATCCATCCTCTCATAAATCTCACCCATTTTACGGCCTTCACCATCACAAAACTTTATAAGAAGAAAGATGGGTTTAGTGAGCCAAAACGCTTTCAACATCATCCCAAAACGAATCATCTTTAATTGTATCGCATACTTTTGCCCCATTAATTCTCATATTTTCATCCCCACATTTAACCCAATCTCTCCAAGAGTTAAGGACTATAGTTGTGGCAAGAGCCTCCCTACACTCCATAATTCTTTTTAAAAGAATATAGTGTGAAGCAAACCGAGTTGTAGCCACCTTTAATAAATCTAGTTTTGAATTTTCACAAAACATCGACAAGGCATGAGTGTGGTTAATAAAGTATTTCATAATTGCTTTTCCTATCCTATAGGTATCACTCATCCAATAAAATTCTTGTGCCATATCTTTAAAAACCAAGtttaaactataaacacaacaaGGTGACCAAAAGATATGTTTGAATACCTTTTCGATCTCGCGTCCGGCAGCTTTGCAATTAGCCACGTTGTCCGTCACCACTTGTAAGACATTACTTGGACAACGGCTTCAATTGCTCCTCTTAGAAACTTGGAAGTCCCATTTTCTCGACTCCCGAATAATCTTCTGCATACATAAACACCACACCACGAGCATTGATGGCAACAACATTGAGAAGTGGCTTGTGTTTGACATTAGACCATTCATCCGAAATAATCGAAACACCTTGAGTGTACCAAATATCTTTCACTAGTATTAGTTCTTCATCAATATCTCTCACACACTCATCTAGCAAGACGGTTCTTGTTTTTTCACTAGAGGGAGGTTTATATCCATCCGATGACTTCTTGATGGCTTGTATCATCTCAATGAATTGAGGATTCCGCAAGACATTGAATGGGATACCATTAGCACACAAGCCTCTCATGATTTTGATGTCCACTATATTCCACTCCATGACACCAAAAGCTTCCTCAAGTCGTCTTTTTGATGCTGAATTTTTTGAAAGGATTGAATTTTTTAAAGTTCTTGACACACCTCCGCTCTCGGCTTCTTTCACCTTGTTCGAAATTCGTTGTAGCTTGGACGGATCTTTAATCATAGCTGGACATCTTCTAATTTCTGCCGTCTTCCTAACTTGAGCACCAAAGAAATGTGTATGAATCCTAGTGTATGAACTTGTATATTTCACTTTGCAATGGTCACAAATCCATTGCTTTGATCGTCCAGCATTCTTACTAGTACCCGAACCAACCATAGTCACTTCTTCTAAAAGAGGTTTGCCAGCTTCTTTATCACTTTTTTTGCTTCCTGATGCGCCTACTGTTATGTCCTCGTTCTCACCAATGTCAACAAAATATTATTGTGGTTCTGTTTCACTATCTGATACATGAATACTAGCATTGCCATTGCCAAAAACCATTCTCAATAACTAATAGAATAACAgtagaagagaagaagagaagaaaagcAGAAATTGGCAAGTGTATTAATGGAAGTCGATGAATCAAACCAATTGTCAGGCTATTTAATAACTAATAGAATAACTGTTATTCAATAACAGTAGAACTGTAGaagagaagaaaagaagaaaagaaaagaagaaaagcaGAAATTGATTTGATGTTACAGTGGAATGCAAGAATCATCtaattgaagaagatgaagtttatGGTGACTAGGCCTGATTTAATAAGCAAATGATACCTGGTATCGAGGAATCAAACCAATTGCCGAAGCGTTTTTTTTCTTGAATCG
The genomic region above belongs to Lactuca sativa cultivar Salinas chromosome 4, Lsat_Salinas_v11, whole genome shotgun sequence and contains:
- the LOC128133662 gene encoding glutathione S-transferase T2-like gives rise to the protein MESEARNADQITSKWRDIRLKCTDFGGIYNNLLNIRKSGSNDFDVFKAAMDQYEKTTPTRKAFPYMKPWLKLKDSPKWKEQTEGSSQSSGSKRSRNPDGASQQSDGRTHIDINDDPIDLETDQPLPRPVGRNKAKKAASTSSNSSVMDMFGDKFDRYVQLQETKAEVMTRMEQKMIEAQTSFQEAQETLQTKTDMEILKIKADDLEGEDLELFLAMKESVRARRRRRG
- the LOC111910708 gene encoding uncharacterized protein LOC111910708, with product MGQKYAIQLKMIRFGMMLKAFWLTKPIFLLIKFCDGEGRKMGEIYERMDNMMGKIKDIMQESTYASYYEQVEKIILTRWEKMSIPLHCLGFALNPRFYDRRYLQKMAPGGMHKKPPNLDKEVIQGVMESFNRFSENEEEGRLLREQFITFHMKKGIYSIAETQTDALTMDPIDWWSTYGAETPNLALLAKKVLSQPISSSSMERNWSTYSYIHNVKRNRLNEKRADKLVYIHSNIRLLSRFHESYKFGPHKK